A single genomic interval of uncultured Sunxiuqinia sp. harbors:
- a CDS encoding sigma-54 dependent transcriptional regulator yields the protein MAKKISILIVDDERSVRDSLCSWFIEDGYRVVSAEDAKKALSLIESETFDIVLADIKMPGMDGLEMLKRIKTIRKEVIVIMMTAFAMVDTAVQALKDGAFDYVTKPFDPDDLSHLIRNASRQISLMEENEVLKDKVVSLENVEDLIGESKAMQQVLLEIESVAQSTASVIITGESGTGKELVARAIHVNSPRKFFPLVSVHCGALSESLLESELFGHEKGAFTGAVYNRKGRFEMADNGTIFLDEIATISTKMQVELLRVLETKSFVRVGGNKETKSDFRVICATNRDLKTMVDNGAFREDLFLQAQCGQYSCSAVARANGRHSFVDRVFHQKVLHYHEPAGHVYRAGSIVAVSRVSVSWQYSRTGEYDRKGNCGWERQKDLLERFANRKKQIDAVL from the coding sequence ATGGCGAAGAAAATATCCATATTGATTGTTGATGATGAAAGGTCTGTCAGGGACTCCCTGTGCAGTTGGTTTATCGAAGACGGTTACCGTGTTGTCTCTGCAGAAGATGCAAAAAAAGCATTGTCGCTAATTGAATCCGAAACTTTCGATATTGTGCTGGCCGATATTAAAATGCCCGGAATGGATGGGCTGGAGATGTTGAAGCGGATCAAAACCATCCGAAAAGAGGTCATTGTCATTATGATGACGGCGTTTGCGATGGTTGATACCGCGGTGCAGGCGTTAAAAGATGGCGCATTCGATTATGTGACTAAGCCTTTTGATCCGGACGACCTGTCTCATTTGATTCGCAATGCCTCCAGACAGATCAGTCTGATGGAGGAAAATGAGGTGCTAAAAGATAAAGTGGTTTCGCTTGAAAATGTGGAAGACCTGATTGGCGAAAGTAAGGCTATGCAACAAGTACTTCTAGAAATTGAGAGTGTTGCACAATCCACCGCTTCGGTTATTATTACTGGTGAAAGCGGAACCGGAAAGGAACTGGTTGCCCGTGCCATTCATGTCAATTCGCCCCGCAAATTTTTCCCATTGGTTAGTGTGCATTGCGGAGCTTTGTCCGAAAGTTTGCTGGAAAGTGAATTGTTCGGCCACGAAAAAGGAGCTTTCACAGGAGCTGTTTATAACCGGAAAGGTCGGTTTGAAATGGCTGACAATGGAACAATTTTTCTGGATGAAATAGCCACCATCTCAACAAAAATGCAGGTAGAATTATTGCGAGTGCTGGAAACCAAAAGCTTTGTTCGGGTTGGTGGAAACAAGGAGACCAAGTCCGACTTTCGGGTTATTTGTGCGACCAATCGCGACCTAAAAACGATGGTGGACAATGGAGCATTCAGAGAAGATTTATTTTTACAGGCTCAATGTGGTCAATATTCGTGTTCCGCCGTTGCGCGAGCGAACGGAAGACATTCCTTTGTTGACCGAGTATTTCATCAAAAAGTACTGCACTACCATGAACCGGCCGGTCATGTCTATCGAGCCGGCAGCATTGTCGCGGTTAGCAGAGTTTCCGTTTCCTGGCAATATTCGCGAACTGGAGAATATGATAGAAAGGGCAATTGTGGTTGGGAACGGCAAAAAGATCTGCTTGAAAGATTTGCCAATCGAAAAAAACAAATCGATGCCGTCCTTTGA
- a CDS encoding sulfite exporter TauE/SafE family protein, translated as MAMEWYYYFALVGVGLVAGIINAMAAGGSMLSLPFLIFFGLPANIANATNRVAILLQNIVGVNSFRQEKVFNIKTDYKLAFPAAIGAMIGALIAVEIDPELFEKIIGVVMFIMLLLIVFNPDAWVKKQVGVVNSKPSLIQYIVFFFIGMYGGFIQLGVGVFLLGGLVLGCGYDLVKANAIKLFIVLVYTIFAIVIFIFYDQIDWLSGFILACGNMLGVWLGVKFTMKGGAKLVRYVLIAVLALTTVKLLIGL; from the coding sequence ATGGCAATGGAGTGGTACTATTATTTTGCACTGGTAGGTGTCGGACTTGTTGCTGGCATTATTAATGCAATGGCAGCTGGAGGATCGATGTTATCTTTACCTTTCTTGATTTTTTTTGGTTTGCCGGCAAATATTGCCAATGCAACTAATCGTGTTGCTATTCTCCTCCAAAATATTGTTGGTGTTAATTCATTTCGGCAAGAAAAAGTTTTCAATATAAAAACAGACTATAAACTGGCGTTTCCTGCTGCTATTGGGGCAATGATTGGCGCTTTAATTGCCGTGGAAATCGATCCAGAACTGTTTGAGAAAATTATTGGTGTCGTCATGTTTATTATGCTCTTACTTATTGTTTTTAACCCGGATGCTTGGGTGAAAAAGCAGGTAGGAGTAGTGAATTCCAAGCCGAGTCTCATTCAATATATTGTCTTTTTCTTTATCGGAATGTACGGTGGTTTTATTCAGTTAGGTGTGGGAGTCTTTTTGCTGGGTGGGTTGGTTTTAGGATGTGGGTACGATTTGGTTAAGGCTAATGCTATTAAGCTTTTCATTGTATTGGTGTATACCATATTTGCTATAGTGATCTTTATTTTTTATGATCAGATTGACTGGCTAAGTGGGTTTATATTAGCTTGTGGAAATATGCTAGGAGTATGGCTCGGAGTAAAGTTCACTATGAAAGGTGGCGCAAAATTGGTTCGTTATGTGCTAATTGCTGTCCTTGCACTGACAACTGTAAAATTGCTTATCGGCTTATAA
- a CDS encoding phosphosulfolactate synthase → MNFNLPFIPERPEKPRSSGLTMVMDKGLSLKEAESLCEVASDYSDFVKLGFGTGLLTPGLKEKINVYKQAGITPYFGGTLFEAFIARNMFDDYRRFIDDSGVEAAEVSDGVLPINHDKKCEYIRVLSKDFQTFSEVGTKLKGKEISNIEWVSWMKSELEAGAWKVIAEARESGNMGIYKEDGSANCNLVMDIKKEINTEDILWEAPLKSQQVWFIKLLGANVNLGNISNTEVIPLETLRRGLRGDTLLSFLP, encoded by the coding sequence ATGAATTTCAACTTACCGTTTATTCCTGAGCGTCCGGAAAAACCAAGATCTTCTGGCTTAACCATGGTAATGGATAAGGGATTAAGCCTTAAAGAAGCCGAAAGTCTATGTGAAGTCGCATCGGATTATTCTGATTTTGTAAAACTTGGATTTGGCACCGGGCTATTAACTCCGGGACTGAAGGAAAAAATAAACGTTTATAAACAGGCCGGAATTACGCCCTATTTTGGCGGTACACTTTTCGAAGCCTTCATCGCCCGGAATATGTTTGATGACTACCGTCGATTTATTGATGACAGTGGCGTTGAAGCCGCTGAAGTTTCCGATGGTGTTTTGCCGATCAACCACGATAAAAAATGCGAATATATTCGGGTGTTATCAAAAGACTTCCAAACCTTTTCAGAAGTAGGCACAAAATTAAAAGGAAAAGAGATTAGCAACATCGAGTGGGTTTCGTGGATGAAAAGCGAGCTGGAAGCGGGAGCGTGGAAAGTAATTGCCGAAGCACGTGAGAGTGGCAACATGGGCATCTACAAAGAAGATGGATCAGCCAATTGCAATTTGGTAATGGATATCAAAAAAGAAATTAATACGGAAGATATTTTGTGGGAAGCACCACTTAAAAGTCAGCAAGTTTGGTTTATCAAACTATTAGGAGCCAATGTAAACCTCGGTAATATTTCAAACACCGAAGTGATTCCACTAGAAACACTTCGCAGAGGGCTTCGGGGAGATACCCTACTTAGCTTTCTTCCATAA
- a CDS encoding YgiQ family radical SAM protein: MNQLYAKYKPSDWLPTTKKEIEQRGWDELDVILFTGDAYVDHPSFGAAVIGRILEAEGLRIAIVPQPNWQDDLRDFKKLGSPRLYFAVTSGNMDSMVNHYTANKRKRSNDAYTPGGQQSKRPDYAATVYCNILKDLYPETPIMLGGIEASLRRVTHYDYWQNELKPSILVDSKADLLFYGMGEKSIIDFTNLVKRGVDARTITNLPQTAFLVEQGEKYATNKKWNNIDLFSHDECLGDKKKFAKNFMHIEEESNKSEANKITQQIGNKQVVVNPPWPPLEEKEIDRFYDLPFTRLPHPKYKSKETIPAYDMIRHSINIHRGCFGGCTFCTISAHQGKFIASRSEKSILKELEQVTQMPDFKGYISDLGGPSANMYKMKGIHEEICRKCKRPSCIFPDVCKNLDVDHKPMLDLYRKVRQHPKIKKAFVGSGIRYDMILHETKDKQVNKNNMTYLREVVKHHVSGRLKVAPEHTSDDVLKIMRKPSFSLFYKLNKAFNEINKKEGLNQQLVPYFISSHPGCQNTDMANLAAETKQLDFKLEQVQDFTPTPMTLATVIYYTGYHPYTMEKVYTAKSKKEKLSQRKFFFWYKREYQQQIRQELTKLNRKDLLKKIMN, from the coding sequence GTGAATCAATTATACGCAAAATACAAACCAAGCGATTGGTTACCAACAACAAAAAAAGAAATCGAGCAGAGGGGATGGGATGAATTGGATGTCATTTTATTTACCGGAGATGCCTATGTTGATCATCCATCGTTTGGAGCTGCTGTGATTGGCCGTATATTGGAAGCAGAAGGATTGCGAATTGCGATTGTGCCTCAACCCAACTGGCAGGATGATTTGCGAGACTTTAAAAAACTCGGGTCGCCACGGCTGTATTTCGCGGTAACCTCGGGCAATATGGACTCGATGGTAAACCACTACACGGCCAACAAACGAAAGCGATCCAACGACGCCTACACACCGGGAGGACAACAAAGTAAACGTCCCGACTATGCTGCGACTGTATATTGCAACATTCTGAAAGATCTCTATCCTGAAACTCCAATTATGTTGGGTGGTATTGAAGCCTCTCTGCGTCGGGTTACACATTACGATTATTGGCAAAATGAATTAAAGCCCTCCATTTTGGTGGATTCAAAAGCCGATCTGCTTTTCTATGGAATGGGCGAAAAATCAATTATCGATTTTACCAATTTAGTCAAACGAGGCGTTGATGCCCGAACCATTACCAACTTGCCACAAACCGCTTTTTTGGTGGAGCAAGGAGAAAAATATGCCACCAATAAAAAGTGGAACAACATCGATTTGTTTTCGCACGACGAGTGTTTGGGTGACAAGAAAAAGTTTGCCAAAAACTTCATGCACATCGAGGAAGAGTCAAACAAGTCGGAAGCCAACAAAATTACCCAGCAAATTGGCAACAAACAGGTGGTTGTAAATCCGCCATGGCCGCCACTGGAAGAAAAAGAGATTGACCGCTTTTATGATTTGCCCTTTACTCGGCTTCCGCATCCAAAATATAAAAGCAAAGAAACCATTCCGGCCTACGATATGATTCGCCACTCGATCAACATTCACCGGGGATGTTTTGGCGGCTGTACGTTTTGTACCATTTCGGCACATCAGGGTAAATTTATAGCCAGCCGTTCCGAAAAATCCATTTTGAAAGAGTTGGAGCAAGTTACCCAGATGCCCGACTTTAAAGGCTATATTTCCGACCTTGGCGGACCTTCAGCCAATATGTATAAAATGAAGGGGATTCATGAGGAAATCTGTCGTAAATGCAAACGTCCTTCCTGTATTTTCCCTGATGTTTGTAAGAATCTCGATGTCGACCACAAGCCCATGCTCGATTTGTACCGAAAAGTCCGTCAGCACCCGAAAATAAAGAAAGCTTTTGTCGGAAGCGGCATTCGTTACGATATGATTTTGCATGAAACCAAAGATAAACAGGTCAACAAGAATAACATGACCTATTTACGCGAAGTGGTTAAACACCATGTTTCAGGTCGGTTAAAAGTTGCTCCCGAGCACACTTCAGACGATGTATTGAAAATCATGCGAAAACCTTCATTCAGTTTATTTTACAAATTAAATAAGGCTTTTAACGAAATCAATAAAAAGGAAGGGCTAAACCAACAATTAGTTCCCTACTTCATTTCGAGTCATCCCGGATGCCAAAACACCGATATGGCCAACCTGGCTGCAGAAACCAAGCAATTGGATTTCAAGCTGGAGCAGGTGCAGGACTTCACTCCTACACCGATGACGTTAGCCACCGTTATTTATTATACCGGCTATCATCCGTACACCATGGAAAAAGTTTACACGGCTAAATCGAAAAAAGAAAAACTATCGCAACGTAAATTCTTTTTCTGGTATAAAAGAGAATATCAGCAACAAATTCGACAAGAATTAACTAAATTGAACCGCAAAGACTTATTGAAAAAAATTATGAATTAG
- a CDS encoding DUF4197 domain-containing protein: protein MKIKFAFIGILMIVLAGCAEMQQIAKTIYDEEAPLSQSEIIAGLKQALIVGTDSSVAELSGLNGYLKDEAVKILLPPEADAITKNLSKLPGGQDLVDKVIANINRAASDAAKDAAPILLNSIKQMTIQDAAGILTGGDNAATEYLKRTNYDALVDLYQPKIETSLDKKLVGNLSAQQSWDEMTGQWNKVAGSFVGQLADLDKVETDLSAYLTKRAMDGLFLKIGETEKNIRQDPTARVTDLLKRVFSKQ, encoded by the coding sequence ATGAAAATAAAATTTGCCTTTATCGGAATTTTGATGATCGTACTTGCCGGATGCGCGGAGATGCAACAAATTGCAAAAACAATTTACGACGAGGAAGCACCATTGTCTCAGTCAGAAATAATTGCAGGATTAAAACAAGCCCTGATTGTTGGAACCGACAGTTCGGTCGCAGAACTCTCCGGCTTGAATGGCTATTTAAAAGATGAGGCAGTAAAAATCCTACTTCCACCCGAAGCTGATGCCATTACCAAAAATCTAAGTAAACTTCCGGGTGGACAAGACTTGGTTGACAAAGTGATTGCCAACATCAATCGGGCAGCGTCGGATGCAGCAAAGGACGCTGCACCAATTTTATTGAACAGCATTAAGCAAATGACTATTCAGGATGCCGCCGGCATTTTAACCGGAGGAGACAATGCTGCCACAGAATACCTGAAACGCACCAACTACGATGCGCTAGTTGACCTTTACCAGCCTAAAATTGAGACTTCTCTCGATAAAAAATTGGTCGGAAATCTTTCGGCTCAACAATCGTGGGACGAAATGACCGGGCAATGGAATAAGGTTGCCGGTTCGTTTGTTGGCCAGCTGGCTGATTTAGATAAAGTTGAAACTGATCTGAGCGCATACCTTACCAAACGTGCAATGGATGGTCTTTTCCTAAAGATTGGAGAAACAGAGAAAAACATTCGCCAAGATCCTACCGCGAGGGTTACAGACCTGCTGAAACGGGTTTTCTCAAAACAATAA
- a CDS encoding TIGR01212 family radical SAM protein (This family includes YhcC from E. coli K-12, an uncharacterized radical SAM protein.), with product MNDQIFPWGHHKRYNDFSTHFRTLFFERVQKISIDASFTCPNRDGRKALNGCSYCNNKTFQPDYCGLEKSITEQVVEGIDFFSKKYQSMKFLAYFQAYSNTYANLSVLKERYEEALAHPKIIGLVIGTRPDCVDDEILDYLAELSKDYYVMVEYGVESVNDETLERINRGHTFEQACWAIRETASRGIHTCAHLILGLPGESREQLLSQATIIGELPVENLKLHQLQIHKGTRMAVEFQEHPEDFQLFTADEYIDLVIEYLELLNPEIIVERFISQAPKELLIAPKWGLKNFEFVAKLEKRLKERNTWQGRLRS from the coding sequence ATGAATGATCAAATTTTCCCATGGGGGCATCATAAACGTTATAACGACTTTTCGACACATTTTCGAACGCTGTTTTTCGAACGCGTACAGAAAATTTCGATTGATGCCAGTTTTACCTGTCCGAACCGCGATGGAAGAAAGGCCCTTAATGGTTGTTCGTACTGTAATAACAAGACATTTCAGCCTGACTATTGTGGTTTGGAAAAGAGTATTACCGAGCAGGTAGTAGAAGGGATCGATTTTTTCTCGAAGAAGTATCAATCGATGAAGTTTCTGGCCTATTTTCAGGCTTACTCAAATACCTATGCTAATCTTTCTGTATTAAAGGAACGATATGAAGAGGCTTTGGCTCACCCTAAAATTATTGGGTTGGTAATTGGCACCCGACCTGATTGCGTCGATGATGAGATACTGGATTACTTGGCCGAACTTTCGAAAGATTATTATGTGATGGTTGAATATGGCGTGGAGTCGGTAAACGATGAAACACTGGAGAGAATAAACCGAGGACATACTTTTGAGCAGGCTTGTTGGGCTATTCGTGAAACAGCTTCCAGGGGTATTCATACTTGTGCGCATCTAATTCTTGGTCTGCCGGGCGAAAGCAGGGAGCAATTGTTATCCCAAGCGACAATAATAGGTGAGCTACCGGTTGAAAATTTAAAATTGCACCAGCTACAAATTCACAAAGGAACCCGAATGGCAGTCGAGTTTCAGGAGCATCCGGAGGATTTTCAGTTGTTTACAGCCGACGAGTATATCGATTTGGTGATTGAATATCTGGAGTTACTGAATCCTGAAATTATTGTAGAACGATTTATTAGTCAGGCGCCCAAAGAGTTGTTGATTGCCCCTAAATGGGGATTAAAGAATTTTGAGTTTGTAGCTAAACTTGAAAAACGCCTGAAAGAACGAAATACCTGGCAAGGACGACTCCGTTCCTGA
- a CDS encoding archaemetzincin family Zn-dependent metalloprotease gives MALRMKPESIKLISFGYFGRDFLAEIIHDVEREFSVLVRTQEGYLDLSEYFEPARKQYDGNRLLEEIGRRFASDKSKTLGILNVDLYIPILTFIFGQAYLNGRCGIASAYRLKNERYGLEADETVFVDRLRKEVIHELGHTFGLIHCQNPVCVMRSSTYVEDIDQKSWSFCSKCRTKLDTSFVSESI, from the coding sequence TTGGCATTGAGAATGAAGCCGGAAAGCATCAAATTAATTTCATTTGGATATTTTGGGAGAGATTTTCTCGCCGAAATCATTCATGATGTGGAACGCGAATTCTCGGTACTGGTAAGAACACAGGAAGGATACCTCGATTTAAGCGAATATTTTGAGCCTGCCCGCAAACAATATGATGGCAATAGATTGTTGGAAGAAATTGGAAGGCGTTTTGCTTCGGACAAATCAAAAACCTTAGGGATTTTAAATGTTGATCTTTACATCCCTATTTTAACGTTCATTTTTGGTCAGGCTTATTTAAACGGAAGATGCGGCATCGCATCAGCGTACCGTTTGAAAAACGAACGCTATGGGCTTGAAGCCGATGAAACGGTTTTCGTTGACCGGTTGCGCAAAGAAGTGATTCATGAACTCGGTCACACCTTCGGTCTGATCCACTGCCAAAATCCAGTCTGCGTGATGCGTTCAAGCACTTACGTTGAAGATATCGATCAAAAAAGCTGGTCATTCTGTTCCAAATGCAGGACGAAATTGGATACTTCATTTGTTTCAGAATCTATCTAG
- a CDS encoding tetratricopeptide repeat protein, translating into MEEDSRDFYENEEIDEAVRRFKRMMNSDQTDYFDVFEVEGIVDYFLDEGKISMANLAIDNGIKIHPSSIALQIKKAQLLLVDGKVEKSLDLIHLVEMVENSNSDIYLIKGSALIMMGMIDEAIVAYEQSVFHNYDEEDELLYNIGITLGQADEYKKAISFLERAYRANPGNEQVLYELAYYCDKEGLDEKSIHYYNKYLDIDPFNSSVWYNLGISLNRLGKHDKAIEAYDFSIALNDEFEQALFNKANALSNNNQYEEAIKCYQDYIEIDKENDDAYCYLGECYLNLDRYSEALVYYQKAIRINKNNANAWYGSGLVMWIENQIDESQILIKKAIKLEDENPEFWLMYGKINHELSIYDLAETAFERATNLDPDNRESWIAYAEMQYERGMLQESITILKKAHDMIADDSSINYRLTAYLLENNDERSATDYFKIALKADFNGYNTLFDYYPKAQQNESIKQLIKEYQSTKF; encoded by the coding sequence ATGGAAGAAGACTCAAGGGACTTTTACGAAAATGAGGAAATTGATGAAGCGGTCAGACGCTTCAAGAGGATGATGAACTCCGATCAAACAGACTACTTTGATGTTTTTGAAGTGGAAGGTATTGTTGATTATTTTTTGGATGAAGGTAAAATTAGCATGGCCAATTTAGCCATCGATAATGGTATCAAAATTCATCCTTCTTCAATAGCCCTTCAAATTAAGAAAGCACAACTACTTCTGGTTGATGGGAAAGTGGAAAAATCACTTGATTTAATTCACTTAGTCGAAATGGTCGAAAACAGCAATTCGGACATCTATCTGATTAAAGGTTCAGCGTTAATTATGATGGGGATGATTGACGAAGCAATTGTGGCCTATGAGCAATCTGTTTTTCACAATTACGACGAAGAAGATGAGTTGCTATACAACATCGGCATCACGCTCGGGCAAGCTGATGAGTATAAAAAAGCGATTTCATTTCTGGAACGTGCTTACCGTGCAAACCCAGGCAATGAACAGGTTTTATACGAATTGGCTTACTATTGTGACAAAGAAGGTCTGGATGAAAAGAGCATTCATTACTACAACAAATACCTCGACATTGATCCATTTAATTCGTCAGTTTGGTACAATCTGGGCATTTCATTAAACCGATTAGGAAAGCACGACAAAGCGATCGAAGCGTATGACTTTTCAATCGCGCTTAACGATGAGTTTGAACAAGCACTTTTTAATAAAGCCAATGCCTTATCAAATAATAACCAATACGAAGAAGCCATCAAGTGCTACCAGGATTACATTGAGATCGACAAAGAGAACGATGATGCTTATTGTTATTTAGGCGAATGTTATCTGAATCTGGATCGTTATAGTGAAGCCTTGGTATATTATCAAAAAGCTATTCGGATTAATAAAAACAACGCGAATGCGTGGTATGGATCAGGCCTGGTGATGTGGATTGAAAACCAAATAGATGAAAGTCAAATTCTCATTAAAAAAGCCATTAAACTGGAAGATGAAAATCCTGAATTCTGGCTGATGTACGGTAAAATAAACCACGAACTGAGTATTTACGATCTGGCAGAAACAGCATTTGAAAGAGCAACCAATCTTGATCCTGATAACCGTGAAAGCTGGATTGCTTACGCCGAAATGCAGTACGAGCGAGGCATGCTTCAAGAGTCAATAACCATACTGAAGAAAGCTCATGATATGATTGCTGATGATTCGAGCATTAATTATCGTTTGACAGCTTATCTGCTTGAAAACAACGATGAGCGATCAGCTACTGACTATTTTAAAATCGCACTTAAAGCTGATTTTAACGGATACAACACCTTATTTGATTATTACCCGAAAGCCCAACAAAACGAGTCCATCAAACAATTGATAAAAGAATACCAATCAACCAAATTTTAA
- a CDS encoding DUF4301 family protein, which produces MFTAKDLDFIEERGSSLSTVKEQVKNFEKGFPFMEIIQAANIGKGIIQLNAEHAEEFINFFDKNLEKGISILKFVPASGAASRMFKSLFEAKSKLESGVSEKEVCNDKDIKTFFDRLTDFAFYSDLKKAAGKPIDQLTALEILNLVLTEGGLNYGNLPKGLLQFHQYGEKSRTPFEEHCVEGALYSKDTSGKVKIHFTVSPEHQEAFQAHLKEIQSTYEDQFGLTYDITFSQQKPSTDTIAVDMQNGPFRNEDQSLLFRPGGHGALLDNLNDLDADLIFIKNIDNVVPDYLKDETVKHKKALAGLLLNYQKRIFSYQQILDERHYSALDSKFYSEASSFLEHVLNIKPPSNQYYTEKEELYHYLKSKFNRPIRVCGMVKNEGEPGGGPFWAKNADDSVSLQVVESSQIDMQIEQQKLIAQQASHFNPVDLVCGVKNYKGEAYNLLEYRDPKTGFISYKSKDGKELKAQELPGLWNGAMADWNTLFVEVPILTFNPVKTVNDLLRKEHQPD; this is translated from the coding sequence ATGTTTACAGCTAAAGATTTAGATTTTATCGAAGAGAGAGGGAGCAGTTTATCCACCGTAAAAGAACAAGTCAAAAATTTCGAAAAAGGGTTTCCATTTATGGAAATCATACAAGCAGCCAATATTGGAAAAGGCATCATTCAACTGAATGCTGAACATGCTGAAGAATTCATCAATTTTTTCGACAAAAACCTTGAAAAGGGAATCTCAATCTTGAAGTTCGTTCCTGCCTCCGGAGCTGCCAGCCGGATGTTTAAAAGCTTGTTTGAAGCGAAGTCGAAATTGGAAAGCGGAGTAAGCGAGAAAGAAGTTTGTAACGACAAGGACATCAAAACTTTTTTCGATCGTTTAACAGATTTTGCGTTTTATTCTGACCTGAAGAAAGCTGCAGGCAAACCGATTGACCAACTCACTGCGCTCGAAATTTTAAATCTTGTGCTCACCGAAGGTGGCTTGAATTATGGCAACCTTCCAAAAGGACTGTTACAATTCCATCAGTACGGAGAAAAATCACGTACCCCTTTTGAAGAACATTGTGTTGAAGGAGCACTTTACTCCAAGGATACATCGGGAAAAGTAAAAATTCATTTTACGGTATCGCCCGAACATCAGGAAGCTTTTCAAGCACATCTGAAAGAAATACAATCAACTTACGAAGATCAGTTCGGATTAACTTACGACATTACATTCAGCCAGCAAAAACCATCGACTGACACGATAGCGGTAGACATGCAAAACGGGCCTTTTCGCAATGAAGATCAAAGTTTACTTTTCCGGCCCGGAGGACACGGAGCTTTGCTGGACAACCTGAATGATTTAGATGCAGATTTGATCTTTATAAAAAACATTGACAATGTTGTCCCTGATTATTTAAAGGACGAAACGGTCAAGCATAAAAAGGCATTGGCTGGTTTGCTGCTTAACTACCAAAAGAGAATCTTCAGCTACCAGCAAATTTTGGACGAGCGTCACTACTCAGCATTAGATAGTAAGTTTTATTCTGAAGCATCTAGTTTTCTCGAACATGTTTTAAATATAAAACCACCATCCAATCAATATTACACCGAAAAAGAAGAATTATATCACTACCTGAAATCAAAATTCAATCGCCCAATTCGGGTTTGTGGGATGGTGAAAAATGAAGGGGAACCCGGCGGTGGTCCGTTTTGGGCAAAAAACGCCGATGATTCAGTCTCGCTTCAGGTTGTTGAAAGCAGCCAGATTGACATGCAAATTGAGCAACAAAAATTAATCGCCCAACAAGCCAGCCACTTCAATCCGGTTGATCTGGTTTGCGGGGTGAAAAATTACAAAGGAGAAGCGTATAATTTGCTAGAATACAGAGATCCTAAAACAGGATTTATTTCTTATAAGTCAAAAGATGGAAAAGAACTAAAAGCCCAGGAATTGCCTGGACTTTGGAATGGAGCTATGGCTGATTGGAACACACTTTTTGTGGAAGTTCCAATCCTGACTTTCAATCCGGTAAAAACGGTGAACGACTTATTACGAAAAGAGCACCAGCCAGATTAA
- a CDS encoding GW dipeptide domain-containing protein translates to MRLLIALFLIASMTLSSCVQKKKEPVKPIDTNALMHQVTVNEIVQTDSYTYLRVEENGKEFWMAVNSQEVSEGDKYYYDSPLEMKNFNSKALDRTFETIFFVQNFSTEPIKATTSNPMAGKTSPQGKAIEDYNSDIDIQPVDGGLTIAQLYESKADYSNKTVKVKGKVVKVNLNIMGRNWLHIQDGTKFGESYDLTFTSDETAQVGDVIIVEGVVVLDKDFGAGYFYELILERGKIIK, encoded by the coding sequence ATGAGACTTCTTATTGCACTATTTCTTATTGCTAGCATGACACTATCTTCTTGTGTACAGAAAAAGAAGGAACCTGTTAAACCTATCGATACCAATGCTTTGATGCACCAGGTGACTGTGAATGAAATTGTTCAAACGGATAGTTATACTTATTTGAGGGTTGAAGAAAATGGAAAAGAATTTTGGATGGCGGTTAACAGTCAGGAAGTTAGTGAAGGTGATAAATATTATTACGATTCGCCATTGGAAATGAAAAACTTTAATAGTAAAGCATTGGATCGTACGTTTGAGACTATTTTCTTTGTACAGAACTTCAGTACAGAACCTATTAAAGCGACTACGAGTAATCCAATGGCCGGAAAAACTTCGCCTCAGGGAAAAGCGATTGAAGATTATAATTCGGATATTGACATTCAACCGGTTGATGGTGGGTTGACAATTGCTCAATTGTATGAATCAAAAGCTGATTATTCAAACAAAACTGTAAAGGTTAAGGGCAAGGTTGTAAAAGTCAACTTAAATATCATGGGGCGTAACTGGTTGCACATTCAGGATGGTACCAAGTTTGGCGAGAGTTACGATTTAACGTTTACATCGGATGAAACAGCTCAGGTTGGCGATGTGATCATCGTTGAGGGTGTTGTTGTTTTAGATAAGGACTTTGGAGCCGGCTATTTTTACGAATTGATTTTGGAACGAGGAAAGATTATAAAGTAA